The genomic DNA GAAGAACATACCACGCACCCCATGGTAATATAGCTGCATCTTGTTTTACATTCTTTACATGCCCTACAATATGCGGACCGCTATTGTATCCTTGCTCGTTAGCAATTTGAATCCTCTCTTCTGTACACGGCACTATATAGAGCCTTTCTGTTTCTAATTTCATATTGATTTCCCCTTTTCAATTAAACAATACCTCAATTTTACTAAAAATAAAAAGAATATTCATTCTATCCGTTAAATTTATACTTATTCTTTGAAACGAATTTAAGGAATAATCCTCTTTTGATAGTTATGTCGAATTATATTTTTCTGAATTTTCTTTTAATTTAGAGGGTTTTTCAATATTTTTTGCGAAACATTTGTATAACAATTTTTTCTTTGCTTATTGCTACATAATAGTAGGTTCGGGTGGAGTTTTGCAAGCGTTTCCTATACAATAACCGATATTTTTTGACTTTTCCTAACAAAATATCTTGCAATATATTCAGAAAGTCATTACAATTGCCATATATTAAAAATCTTAGCAATATATCAAATCCTCATCAATCCGATGAGGTAGAGGTTGCGACTTTTATGAGTAAAACGGACGAGACACAGAGAATGTCACCAACTCCGTTTGAAAGGAAAGGTTGCCGAAGTTTATATTTCTTCTCTGGAAATATGAGCTGGGGCTGTCTCCGAAAGGAACAGAACTGTCACGTTTACAAATTACCGTGTAAACGTGGGGTGCTATCTTAACGGAAGGGTATGATGGGGTGGTTATTTGTGAAACGTTCCGCCAAATTCCTTTGGCGGTTTTTTGTATTTTTCTCCCCCGCTCCTTCCTAACCTACAAGAAAAGGAGTGTTGAACATGAATAGCGCAACAAATCAATCTACCTCTAAAACGCAAACTACACAAGGACAAGGTGAATTAAAACGCGGATTAAAATCTCGTCACCTTACGATGATTTCTCTCGGTGGTACAATTGGTACCGGACTATTTCTTGCCAGCGGTGGTGTCATCCATACAGCTGGACCTGGTGGCGCATTAATTGCATACGCCGCAATTGGAATTATGGTTTATTTTTTAATGACAAGCTTAGCTGAACTTGCAGCTTACATGCCTGTTACTGGATCTTTTAGTACGTATGCAACAAAATTTGTTGATCCATCACTTGGCTTTGCACTTGGATGGAACTATTGGTATAACTGGGCAATTACGATTGCTGCTGAACTTGCAGCTGTAACATTAATTATGAAATTTTGGTTCCCAGATACTCCTTCTCTTATTTGGAGTGGATTATGTTTAGCTATTATTTTCCTTTTAAACTATTTATCTGTTAAAGGGTTTGGTGAATCTGAATATTGGTTCGCACTTATTAAAGTAGTTACTATTATTATCTTTTTAATTGTTGGTTTCATGATGATTTTCGGAATTATGGGCGGCGAAACTGTTGGATTTAAAAACTTCACAGTTGCAGATGCACCATTTAACGGCGGTATCATGGCAATTATCGGTGTATTTATGGCAGCTGGTTTCTCCTTCCAAGGAACTGAATTATTAGGAGTAGCTGCTGGTGAAACATCTGATCCAGAACGTAATATCCCAAAAGCAATTCGTTCAATCTTTTGGCGTATTCTTTTATTCTATATCCTTGCGATTCTCGTTATCGGTTTACTAATTCCTTATACAACTGAAAGCCTTGCTGCAAGTGATGTAACAGTAAGTCCGTTTACACTTATTTTTGAAAAAGCGGGCGTTGCCTTTGCTGCTTCTGTTATGAACGCTGTTATTTTAACTGCTGTACTATCTGCTGGTAACTCTGGTATGTATGCATCAACTCGTATGCTTTGGGACTTAGCTCGCCAAGGAAAAGCACCAAAGTTTCTTGGTAAATTAGATAGCCGCGGTGTACCTGTTAACGCATTAATCGTAACGTCAATTGTTGGTAGTATTGCTTTCATTGCTTCTTTATTCGGTGACGGTGTTGTATACATTTGGTTATTAAACGCATCTGGAATGTCTGGTTTTATCGCATGGGTCGGAATTGCAATTAGTCATTACCGTTTCCGTAAAGCATATATCGCACAAGGAAAAGATTTAAAAGACTTACCATATAGAGCAAAATGGTTCCCATTCGGTCCAATCTTCGCATTTACACTTTGTATCATCGTAATTTTAGGACAAAACTACGGCGCATTTATGGGTGAAGCAATTGATTGGAACGGTGTACTCGTTTCTTACATCGGTTTACCACTCTTCTTAGTACTATGGTTAGGTTATAAATTTACGAAAAAAACAAAAGTGATTCCACTTGATAAATGTGAACTAAAATAAAGTGAAACGAGCAAACAAATTTGTTTGCTCGTTTTTTGTTGCAAACCTCTTTCCTTTATTATTGCTCCTGTTTTTGCAATAATAAAGGAAATATAAATAAAGGTTGGGATACAATGAACATTCGTATTACTGATGAAGCAAAAGCAGCTATACGTAGATTAGAACGTGAAGATAAAAAGATCGTTCGCATTAGAGGAACAATGACGAACTCTTGTAGTATTTTCGTTGATGTCGATTTAATTTGGGATACATATAACGCAGATGATGTTGTATATGAAGATGTAGAGCTTATCGTACAAATGGATTCATTCACGAAAGAATACACTGGTGATACAGTGAAACTTGATTATAAGACGACAGGTTTTAGTATTACGACTCCGAGTGAGACTTTAGTTTATGGATTGTCGATTAAAAAATAAAAATTGTTTTCATTTGACCACCGAGGTGAAAAAATGGGTAAATATGTTCCGTTAAAATTTTTATTTAATGAAGAATTAGCAGAGAAAATAGCTGATTCTATTTGTAAACACGATCCTAATTTTTCTAAAAGAATCTTTGTAGATTCTGTAACATATAAAGTTGAAAATTTAGAGTTAAAACAACGTATTGAAGTAATAGCAGATGAATTACACAATGCTTTACAAAAAGATTTTAATGTAGCAATACATATATTACTGAAAACATTAGGACCAGAAAATACAACAGAAGTAGGCACATTCACAAACGGATATATGTACATGCCTATCGCAAAATACGTTGAAAAATATGGTCCGAACGATTTTGAAACCTCATTCAACACCATGTATGAAATAACGAAAAGGAATAACGCTGAATATGCCATTCGGCCTTTTCTTGAAACATACCATGAAGACACACTAGACATATTACAACAGTGAGTTCATGACCAAAACAGTTATCTCTATCAGTGTTTCAGTAGTTTGGAACAAAAGGCTGCTGGTACTAGAATGAGTTTGCTTAATTTCCCAGGCTTTCTAACGAAAGGAATGGGGATTGCGATTGTAGGTGGATTATTATCGATACATTTGCTAAACCGAAAATTACTACCTATGAATGCTAATTCTTTCACTCATTTGTATAGTAATTTACTATTACTTTTTGCAGGAATCATATTGATTAGCTGGTTGGTTACTATGAAAATGTATAAATGCTCCAGAAGAAATATATATCAAGTGAAAAGATTCATTTTTCAATAACTTTTTTGTTATATTTTTCAATCTAGTGACGTTTCTTACATCAAGATTAAACAACTATATTTTTAACCCCGATCTAAATTTAGATCGGGTTATACTTATTTGGACTTTTGAAATTAAATAACTTTATTATCATTTTACATATAAAAAATCAAAATTTAACAATTTACCCTATATGCATTATAAAAGGCTTGTCTAAAATAATGTATATGTCAAGAAAACTTGTCTGTAAGTTGAAATGTTGTAGAATCTAGAGTCCGAATATGCTTACGGTAGATCCTCCTAATCATACTCGCCTGCGTCGGATGGTCTCTAAACCCTTTATACCACGTATGATTGAGGACCTTCGTTCCCGTATTCAGCAACTTGCCGACGAATTGTTAGTTGCTGTACAAGAACAAGGAAAGATGGAAATTATTGCAGATTTTGCTTAACCACTACCCATTATTTTCATTTCAGAGGTGCTTGGGATTCCCGCCACTGATCGAAACCAGTTCCGCAAATAGACAAAAAACTCATGGACACCTCTGTGGAACCTATTCAGGGAACTGAAGTTAAAACAACACTTAAAAGTTTATTCATTACATTGAGACATTACTTAACGAAAAGCGTCTAAATCCTGATTCTGATTTGATAAACGATCTCATTCAAACAAGAGAGCAAGAAAACAAGTTGAATAAGAACGAGCTTCTTTCGACAATTTGGCTATTCATCATCGCTGGACATGAAACGACAGTTAATTACATAGAGAAGTCAACGTCTTTTTTATTTTAGGGGAACTTGTTTTGTTAATTTGATATTTACAGTTAAGTTAAGTTAAGTTAAGTTAAGTGACATTTGATTCTCATAATCCGTATTATCTGAAGTTAATAAAGTCTATTACACTCTCTTCTTTAGGAACGTTTCCATAATATCTTTCTTAAATTTTTCATAATCAAACTGAAAAGCTACATTATGCGTTTTATAGCCTGGATTAGTAACAAAACGAAAATCTGCAATGCTTTGACCAAATCCTTCTCCTTGATCAGGGATTACTTTAATAGGTACTCTTGAAAGACTAACAGCGTCTTGATTTAGCAAATACCAAACTGTTACAAAATCATGCATAGGACTTCCACTTATACCAGGATTAGACTTGGAGTAGAAATTATAATAATAATCTAACATAGGTTTGATGATGAGTCCTGCAAGATCCTGTGTACTCCGATGAAATGCATCAATTTGCTGGACCATTTCGGGTGTAACAATCGCGTGTTGAGTCACATTTAAAGGAATAATCGTCAAGTTCTTTGCATGCTGCAGAATTAAGTTTGCTGCATACGGGTCTGCGTAAAAATTAGCTTCAGCCACAGCAGTTACGTTACCTGGATAGAAAAAAGCTCCCCCCATGCAAATGCATTCTCTTACATTTCGCATTGTTTCTAAATTTAATACAAAAGTCGTAGCTAGCGAAGAAAGTCTTCCTAAATTGATAATTGTAAGATCTTCTAAATTTGATTCTATAATTTGATAAATATCATTTAAAGGATAAACTGGATATGAAATTTCAGGTGGAATAATAGGTCCTAATCCAACTTTTCCATGTACCTCAGGGAAATACTGAATCACTATACCTGTCAACGGTACAGAAGCACCAAGGAATACAGGTATTTCTTCTCTTCCCGCAATGTACTTTAAATAGTTAATATTTCTTATTACATCTTCTCTTGATACATTTCCATAATCGGCCACAATTCCTACAAGTTGAATGTCTTTACGAAAAAAGGTGTACAGTATAGCAAACGCATCATCAATCCCTAAATCTGTAAACAGGAGAACCTTTTTTTGCATATCTCTTCCTCCAAAATTTATAGAATTCTACTTTCACCAATGATGCAGTGATTAGAATACGCTTTTATATATATTTTTTATGTATTCTTAAAGAGTGGATTCTATTCACTTGAAATAGTTTTGCTTATCTAAATCTGATATTATATTCAAGCACAAAATACATAAGGGTATTAGAGATATGGAAAAATCTGTTGTTATTGAGGAATTTACATCGGATTGGGCACTACAATTAGGGCTCACCATATCAAAAACGAAAATTGTACGTTTAGACACAAAATTAACATATTTTGATTAGCTCCCTGTACGTTAAGGAATTAGTTTCTATATTTGAGGAGATGTATGTGACAGGTGTATATTTAGGGGAATCTAATATTCACCATTCAAATATGATAGAATAGAAGTATATCCAAAACGGAGGAATAACAAATGAACTCAAACACAAAACAGTTTATTTATGATATCCAGCAAAGAAAGAACAATTATATAGAAAATGCTCTAATAGCAATACAACACCCTAAAAAAGAGCAATCTGAACAGGTCATTCAAAATATAGTAGAGAAGATGGATATGATGATTAGTCTAGTTACTACGTACATGAGGATTGAATCTGGATCTATGGAAGAATTAAAAGAACTTCAGAAAGAAATTATCCATGCTCAAGCATATATCCAAAAACGAAAATTTGAAGAAACACAGAGATAAAACCCTGTGTTTTTATTTGATTTATAATGCTAATCTATTATAAATCAAATTACATGTGATTATTGTTTTGGCATAATCCATACAATTTGTTGAATGCGTACAATATATGGCACCGTATCTTCAATGAGCAAATGATCTAGTTTCACATCCTTTAATTTACCTCTTATATTGCCTCTTACAGTTTCAATAACCACATGTTTACCAATTACTGATTGTAATGTCTGATATACATAGGGATTAGGCACACTTACCATATTTTGTTTACTAAAGTCATTTCCCTCCAAATAACTCATTCTATAAAACTCCTTTCTAACTTGCATTCTTTCTACTAATATATGATATAAATCTTATAAATATGCTAGAAGGATAATTCATTATATGGACGGAAATAACATTTTAATAGGGTACGGTTTCTATTTCTACATTGCTAAAAAAATGATTTATATAAAGTTACTTTTACTAGTTAATAGGAGATGATAAAGGGATATTTTGAATATACATCTAGGTTGTTCCTTTCTGGTTATGTATCATTTTAAATACGCCCTTTATTAGAATAGTGCTCATACTTTTTTTTGAGATTCTTTCGTAATACGTGCGTTAAGTAAAATTGCTAACAATAAAAACACTCCATATTTTCCGCCTGTAGCTCCTATGATAATCACACTACTACAAACAAGTACAATTAATAGGATAAACGAAACTAAATAAATACGATCATAATTCTTTGACATCTTCTCGTATTTTATGCGTTCTTTCCTTGCATCCATTTTAATTCCTCCTTTAGATGATCCATTTCACTCTCAGATAAATCTCGGCCTTAAAAAGGAAACAATCTATCGTTTTAAATAATTAGTTTGTTTTTTTATCAACTAATTTATATAACGTAAAAAGAAATCCTACCAATATTAAGCTTTCCACCATGATAATCTCCATCCTCTCCTTCCTTTTAACCCCAACACATCAGATAAAAGTTATGTATATCCCATATTAGCTGCAGCAAGCAAAAAGGATCCCCCTTTTCTTAAAGGCTGATCCTTTTCTCCTTGCATGCAACTATTTTTACCTATTCTTGATTAATTAGAATAATAGCTGGTCCATCTACACGAATTCCACCAACTTCGATTTTTTCATAAGGCTCAACTGTAATAGAAATAATCCCTTCTCGCTTCTTTAATTCATTACTTAATTCTTTTGTTAACATTTTTTTCATGTGCGGACTCCTTCTTACTGCTTAATTTACTATTGTTATGTAAATAAAATAAAAAATGGTTTCTTGGTCTGGAAACCATTTTTTGTAGTTTACCATATGGTGTTACCAGTTCGTTTATCAATTTTACGTAAAGAAGATAAACAATTACTATTCACTGTCTCAGTAGATGTAAGGAACTCTTAAAGCTGGCGGTGAGATTGATTGTTTTTTCTTCTAGAAATAATGACTTAGATAGTATATTACCTAAAACAATGAAAGCCCTACCTCTCTTTCATCCTTACGGCTCCTTGTCCGTGCCAGTGTGAATC from Bacillus cereus G9842 includes the following:
- a CDS encoding amino acid permease yields the protein MNSATNQSTSKTQTTQGQGELKRGLKSRHLTMISLGGTIGTGLFLASGGVIHTAGPGGALIAYAAIGIMVYFLMTSLAELAAYMPVTGSFSTYATKFVDPSLGFALGWNYWYNWAITIAAELAAVTLIMKFWFPDTPSLIWSGLCLAIIFLLNYLSVKGFGESEYWFALIKVVTIIIFLIVGFMMIFGIMGGETVGFKNFTVADAPFNGGIMAIIGVFMAAGFSFQGTELLGVAAGETSDPERNIPKAIRSIFWRILLFYILAILVIGLLIPYTTESLAASDVTVSPFTLIFEKAGVAFAASVMNAVILTAVLSAGNSGMYASTRMLWDLARQGKAPKFLGKLDSRGVPVNALIVTSIVGSIAFIASLFGDGVVYIWLLNASGMSGFIAWVGIAISHYRFRKAYIAQGKDLKDLPYRAKWFPFGPIFAFTLCIIVILGQNYGAFMGEAIDWNGVLVSYIGLPLFLVLWLGYKFTKKTKVIPLDKCELK
- a CDS encoding iron-sulfur cluster biosynthesis family protein, which translates into the protein MNIRITDEAKAAIRRLEREDKKIVRIRGTMTNSCSIFVDVDLIWDTYNADDVVYEDVELIVQMDSFTKEYTGDTVKLDYKTTGFSITTPSETLVYGLSIKK
- a CDS encoding nucleoside hydrolase is translated as MQKKVLLFTDLGIDDAFAILYTFFRKDIQLVGIVADYGNVSREDVIRNINYLKYIAGREEIPVFLGASVPLTGIVIQYFPEVHGKVGLGPIIPPEISYPVYPLNDIYQIIESNLEDLTIINLGRLSSLATTFVLNLETMRNVRECICMGGAFFYPGNVTAVAEANFYADPYAANLILQHAKNLTIIPLNVTQHAIVTPEMVQQIDAFHRSTQDLAGLIIKPMLDYYYNFYSKSNPGISGSPMHDFVTVWYLLNQDAVSLSRVPIKVIPDQGEGFGQSIADFRFVTNPGYKTHNVAFQFDYEKFKKDIMETFLKKRV
- a CDS encoding YuzF family protein, coding for MSYLEGNDFSKQNMVSVPNPYVYQTLQSVIGKHVVIETVRGNIRGKLKDVKLDHLLIEDTVPYIVRIQQIVWIMPKQ
- a CDS encoding BC1881 family protein, which codes for MKKMLTKELSNELKKREGIISITVEPYEKIEVGGIRVDGPAIILINQE